A section of the Engystomops pustulosus chromosome 3, aEngPut4.maternal, whole genome shotgun sequence genome encodes:
- the LTV1 gene encoding protein LTV1 homolog: MPHRKKKPFIEKKKAVTFHLVHRSQRDPLAADETAPQRVLLPADKVETEKRKAEQRQYGVFFDDDYNYLQHLKETGPVELVPSERPRAPSRIIVTEDGIVEEVAESLQGPSINLPSSVFASEFEEDVGLLNKAAPRGLCLDLDPDIVAALDDDFDFENPDNQLDDDFILHANDPTTIDRNEYGGDNEWEDVDTEEDGSEEGDFDSDGPFSEEGGEGGDGSMKEFMFMQEETKSRFSQYSMSSSVMRRNEQLTLLDERFEKFYEQFDDDEIGALDNTELEGFIRVDSNRLQDVVEDYFKEKAKECVKLNALEHAPELGLIEEDEEAEEEEEEMQTIVIEEPKEKWDCESILSTYSNLYNHPQLIKDPPKAKTIIVSVKTGIPLGVLPERGLTAKQVERMEMINGGDLPKVSTQPRSKHESTEERKSRKQAIKEERKERRVEKKANKQAFKMEKSRQEKEQLNLKRNLQGLKLS, encoded by the exons CCTCACAGAAAGAAGAAACCCTTCATAGAAAAGAAGAAAGCGGTGACCTTCCACCTGGTTCACAGAAGTCAAAGGGATCCGCTAGCTGCTGATGAGACGGCTCCTCAGAGGGTCTTATTACCTGCTGACAAG GTAGAGACAGAAAAGAGGAAAGCAGAGCAGAGGCAGTATGGGGTCTTCTTCGATGATGACTACAATTATTTGCAACACCTTAAAGAAACAGGACCTGTCGAACTTGTTCCTTCTGAAAGGCCTCGGGCACCAAGCCGGATCATTGTGACAGAGGATGGGATAGTAGAGGAGGTGGCTGAATCTCTCCAG GGTCCTTCTATAAACTTGCCGTCTTCAGTCTTTGCATCAGAATTTGAGGAAGATGTTGGGCTTTTAAATAAAGCGGCACCACGAG GTCTATGTCTAGACTTGGATCCCGATATTGTGGCAGCTTTGGACGATGATTTTGATTTTGAAAACCCTGATAACCAGCTAGATGATGACTTCATATTACATGCAAATGATCCGACCACCATTGACAG AAATGAATATGGAGGAGATAACGAATGGGAAGATGTTGACACCGAGGAAGATGGAAGCGAAGAGGGCGACTTTGACTCAGATGGTCCTTTTTCAGAAGAAGGTGGTGAAGGAGGAGATGGTTCCATGAAAGAGTTTATGTTCATGCAAGAAGAGACAAAGAGTCGCTTCTCCCAGTATTCTATGTCTTCCTCTGTCATGCGAAGAAATGAGCAGCTTACATTACTGGATGAGCGCTTTGAAAAG TTTTACGAGCAATTTGACGATGATGAAATTGGTGCCTTAGATAACACAGAACTGGAAGGATTCATCCGTGTAGATAGCAACCGCCTTCAGGATGTTGTAGAAGACTACTTCAAGGAGAAGGCTAAAGA ATGTGTGAAACTGAACGCCCTGGAGCATGCACCTGAGTTGGGTTTAATCGAGGAAGAtgaagaggcagaggaggaggaggaagaaatgcAGACTATTGTTATAGAAGAGCCCAAGGAAAAGTGGGACTGTGAATCTATCTTGA GCACGTATTCAAATCTGTATAATCACCCTCAACTCATCAAGGATCCAccaaag GCAAAGACCATAATAGTATCTGTCAAAACTGGCATCCCACTGGGAGTCCTTCCTGAAAGAGGGCTTACAGCAAAGCAAGTAGAACGAatggaaatgattaatggtggagacttgcccaaggtgtcaaCCCAGCCACGAAGCAAACACGAATCCACAGAGGAACGAAAATCAAGGAAACAAGCAATAAAGGAAGAACGCAAG GAACGAAGAGTGGAGAAGAAGGCCAATAAACAGGCCTTTAAAATGGAGAAGAGCAGACAGGAGAAGGAGCAACTGAATTTAAAGCGGAACCTTCAAGGACTCAAGTTATCATGA